In one window of Posidoniimonas corsicana DNA:
- a CDS encoding phosphohydrolase: MTWIGLYEGGRVDLLHPRPEQFTIEDIARGLSRVNRFAGHTHEPYSVAQHSVIVSRLVPPELALCGLLHDASEAYLGDLVRPLKQRLPGYVELEARMMLAIAERFDFPWPKPVEVREVDNRLLVTERDLLQPKAPAWESLRDVKPYPRVQISYELPARAAGNFLRRYEEIVGDEPGELPSVMNRLTDNPRPFGDGAY, encoded by the coding sequence ATGACCTGGATCGGACTCTACGAAGGGGGACGCGTGGACCTGCTGCACCCGCGGCCGGAGCAGTTCACCATCGAAGACATCGCCCGCGGGCTGTCGCGGGTGAACCGGTTTGCAGGCCACACGCACGAGCCCTACAGCGTGGCCCAGCATTCGGTGATCGTCTCGCGGTTGGTCCCGCCGGAGCTCGCGTTGTGTGGGCTGCTGCACGACGCCAGCGAGGCGTACCTGGGCGATCTGGTGCGGCCGCTCAAGCAGAGGCTGCCGGGCTACGTCGAGTTGGAGGCTCGGATGATGCTGGCGATCGCCGAGCGGTTCGACTTCCCGTGGCCCAAGCCCGTCGAGGTCCGCGAAGTCGACAACCGGCTGCTGGTGACCGAGCGCGACCTGCTGCAGCCGAAGGCGCCGGCGTGGGAGTCGCTGCGGGATGTGAAGCCCTACCCACGGGTGCAGATCTCCTACGAGTTGCCCGCCCGGGCGGCGGGCAACTTCTTGCGGCGGTACGAGGAGATCGTCGGCGATGAGCCGGGCGAGCTCCCGAGCGTCATGAACCGACTGACCGACAACCCGCGACCGTTTGGCGACGGCGCGTACTGA
- a CDS encoding deoxynucleotide monophosphate kinase family protein — MRLDNGAHAKLARIVGTFGWDHAKRHADVRRLLQGLGTDVVRDVCGADVWVDLMRRRLNETRRRGPVVITDVRFANEIALLRGDFGGRLIRIERPGVGPVNGHVSDQTGGLPTDGEVLNDGSPEQLCRRVLDCVQTFWEADQAAEGAA, encoded by the coding sequence GTGCGGCTGGACAACGGGGCGCACGCGAAGCTGGCGCGGATCGTCGGCACGTTCGGGTGGGACCACGCGAAGCGGCACGCGGACGTGCGGCGGCTGCTGCAGGGGCTCGGGACCGACGTGGTCCGCGATGTCTGCGGTGCGGACGTGTGGGTCGACCTGATGCGGCGGCGGCTCAATGAGACCCGGCGCCGCGGGCCGGTAGTGATCACCGACGTCCGCTTCGCCAACGAGATCGCGCTGCTGCGGGGCGATTTCGGCGGGAGGCTGATCCGGATCGAGCGACCCGGCGTGGGACCGGTCAACGGTCACGTCAGCGACCAGACCGGCGGCCTGCCGACCGACGGCGAGGTGCTGAACGACGGCTCCCCCGAGCAGCTCTGCCGCCGGGTGCTGGACTGCGTGCAGACCTTCTGGGAAGCGGACCAGGCGGCGGAGGGCGCGGCATGA
- a CDS encoding aminotransferase class V-fold PLP-dependent enzyme yields the protein MGRPLDTDFVRAQFPAFSEASLQGWAFFENAGGSYACGRAVDRLRDYYTRNKVQPYGAYPASRTAGELMDEAYRRFAVLLNAGEHELHFGPSTSQNTYVLARAFESVLQPGDEVVVTNQDHEANSGVWRQLARTGCIIKEWRVDPSTGRLDVEELDDLLSDRTRLVTVPHCSNIVAEINPIAETVARCHGVGARVVVDGVAYAPHGLPDLGELGADVYLFSLYKTYGPHQGLMYVRDELLQELTPQCHYFNAGTPRKRMTPAGPDHAQISAAAGVADYIDAVYSHHFEAPSAAALVGRAVHDLFRDHERRLLTVQLDWLESRDDVRVLGPVDASRRAPTVSIIPLRRQPIEVLASLEQRKIMAGLGHFYAQRLLEAMGVSPAPGIVRLSFVHYTSREEIDQLIIALDEAL from the coding sequence ATGGGACGTCCCCTCGACACGGACTTTGTGCGGGCCCAATTCCCAGCGTTCTCGGAGGCTTCGCTGCAAGGATGGGCGTTCTTCGAGAACGCCGGCGGATCGTATGCTTGCGGCCGCGCGGTCGATCGATTGCGGGACTACTACACAAGAAACAAGGTGCAGCCCTACGGCGCCTACCCCGCATCGCGGACCGCTGGCGAGCTGATGGATGAGGCCTATCGTCGATTTGCCGTGCTGCTAAACGCCGGCGAGCACGAGCTGCACTTCGGTCCCTCCACGTCCCAGAATACCTACGTGCTAGCCAGAGCGTTTGAATCCGTGCTGCAACCCGGGGATGAAGTTGTCGTCACCAACCAGGACCATGAAGCCAACTCGGGGGTGTGGCGTCAGCTGGCGCGAACCGGGTGCATCATCAAAGAGTGGCGAGTCGACCCAAGCACGGGGCGCCTAGACGTGGAGGAACTGGATGACCTCTTGAGCGACCGCACCCGCCTGGTTACCGTTCCCCACTGCTCCAATATCGTCGCCGAGATCAACCCCATCGCCGAAACCGTCGCCAGGTGTCACGGCGTCGGTGCGCGCGTCGTGGTTGACGGAGTTGCGTACGCTCCCCATGGACTGCCCGATCTGGGCGAGCTGGGCGCCGATGTGTATCTGTTCTCCCTCTACAAGACGTACGGCCCCCATCAAGGCTTGATGTATGTGCGCGATGAGCTGCTGCAGGAACTTACGCCGCAGTGCCACTACTTCAACGCCGGCACTCCGCGCAAGCGGATGACGCCGGCTGGCCCCGATCACGCACAGATCTCGGCTGCCGCGGGTGTCGCGGACTACATTGACGCCGTCTACAGCCATCACTTCGAAGCCCCGTCGGCGGCCGCGCTGGTAGGGCGAGCGGTGCACGACTTGTTCCGCGATCATGAGCGGCGACTGTTGACGGTACAGCTGGACTGGCTCGAATCGCGGGACGATGTGCGGGTTCTTGGGCCAGTCGATGCCAGCCGCCGTGCGCCGACGGTGTCAATCATTCCCCTGCGGCGCCAGCCGATAGAGGTATTGGCCTCGCTCGAGCAGCGCAAGATTATGGCGGGCCTGGGGCACTTCTACGCGCAGCGTCTCCTGGAGGCTATGGGCGTGAGTCCCGCACCGGGCATAGTACGGCTTTCTTTCGTTCACTACACCAGTCGCGAAGAAATCGACCAACTCATCATCGCACTCGATGAGGCGCTCTGA
- a CDS encoding CHAT domain-containing tetratricopeptide repeat protein gives MLQLPGKQQLLAALVAIVATGTVPAFSEEVERFSAEPVQLEDRFEVDTREDYKIEGDAEWSRRKLSLSPNATVAVVKTIEDELLFELDLLPGEVRVGEASASRVTFVKSNGWQIIVLIGRAYHRGRLYRQVVVSQIEGSDQSAEAPVVGELRRLPAFRIPGEAESWSIQCRNGLIEVACNGHKLGSAHSGSGGAWVHAIALTQLGKESAVTRLRLSGRTVGYTPRQRELYNQTIALGRRAAEAAARGELEEATKLERRAMGMIQLSLGEADLGVAVAYRNMGGRLMEAGDYLGAKEAYKAAHAIYSQPLGAGHPDTLICEIHTAIATANMGYLEEGAADVRDALGRYFRVAGATSRSSTNLMSWLAGVAKRQAGKAAERGDYVAALNYWREVVDLEAKSRGADHLHTKRAQLEVDFFTRLLSEVGTQRDRMIEYVRTDTLVEELFAQGAMEDYYKAQAKLLQLSREVNGDRHPLTADALVARAIIHSNKGRFDLGLAMLREGAEIFREHFGEDSVIYLCNLGRIGSQLSMHGRYAEATPLLEQAIRSLAEHGFARSVEYAETKLELGRHLIRMGKNQEAAAHLVESLQTYRVIGEQTNGGVLIACERLADIHRSEHDLEAAERYLEHQRSIVLSLYGTDHEKYVSVLSSEAFHCYLRGQFDTALKKYEQAGRLAEKFFGKNSRSYEAVIDGMLRVNLWLRDMPAVVRHFEERLEWELHRRETLFSVYTEGEQLGRAQADLRSLDALLILALEGHLDPRRAYSHALAFKGAVAARQRGDRISAKDPESRRMREELQEIELRLSELDATGPELQEAEDRSALLRRLQELESNLASHNSAYHAAVQRTSVADLQAVLPDGTVLVDYFEYIKPNDYFDLLFGLRPKLGLVAFVLSNEGEVRLIDLKGLTEVADSMSAWRNAMALEPYVGLNEAGESSAQVTDQRGADVYRAIWHPLVEHVGDAKTVVISPSTNLSACPFPALPVDSRSAYLIETHAIATVASPRLIPELLADRPAKKDPRLVVVGDIDYGLAAAAPSDGGPPGSQLHFEKLIDAEEALRPIQRAFTKLYPTGESHRLTKSLASEGEIRRHAPGVDFLHLHTHGFCVLVDTGSGATPVVAEGPMTPSTVVLAGVALAHANDSEAAETQADNGILTTQEIQELDLGAADLVTLSACQTALGEIAPGEGMLGAQRALHIAGARSSLTSLWSVEDASTRLLMSEFYTRLWGDGVPKAEALQQAMINLLRGGAVGGDLVDERTNGRMPPALWAGFVLHGDWR, from the coding sequence ATGTTACAGCTGCCTGGTAAACAACAATTACTCGCCGCTCTGGTCGCTATCGTGGCGACGGGGACCGTGCCTGCCTTTTCTGAAGAAGTCGAGAGATTCTCAGCAGAACCGGTTCAACTTGAGGATCGCTTTGAGGTCGATACGAGGGAAGACTACAAGATCGAGGGCGACGCGGAGTGGTCGCGTCGGAAGCTCTCACTCAGCCCTAACGCGACTGTGGCGGTTGTAAAAACCATCGAAGACGAACTCTTGTTTGAACTCGACCTGTTGCCGGGCGAAGTACGCGTGGGAGAGGCTTCCGCGTCGCGTGTTACCTTCGTTAAGTCCAACGGCTGGCAGATCATCGTACTGATTGGCCGCGCATACCACCGAGGTCGGCTTTACCGCCAGGTCGTCGTATCGCAGATCGAAGGCAGCGATCAATCTGCTGAGGCTCCCGTGGTTGGCGAGCTGAGGCGCCTCCCGGCGTTCAGGATCCCCGGCGAGGCGGAGTCCTGGTCGATCCAGTGCCGCAACGGGCTCATTGAGGTCGCCTGCAACGGGCACAAGCTTGGCAGCGCCCACTCGGGCTCCGGCGGTGCGTGGGTCCATGCGATTGCACTGACGCAGCTCGGCAAAGAGTCTGCCGTGACGCGCCTGCGGCTTTCAGGCCGAACAGTGGGCTACACCCCGCGACAGCGAGAACTCTACAACCAGACAATCGCGCTGGGTCGGCGAGCAGCTGAAGCAGCAGCACGGGGCGAGCTGGAAGAGGCGACCAAATTGGAACGCCGCGCCATGGGCATGATCCAACTGAGTCTTGGGGAAGCTGACTTGGGGGTGGCCGTTGCGTACCGAAATATGGGTGGGCGGCTCATGGAGGCGGGCGACTACCTCGGCGCCAAGGAGGCCTACAAGGCTGCTCACGCCATATACTCTCAGCCGCTCGGCGCCGGCCACCCGGACACTCTGATTTGCGAGATCCACACAGCGATTGCAACCGCAAATATGGGTTACTTGGAGGAAGGCGCCGCGGACGTGAGGGATGCCCTCGGCAGGTACTTTCGTGTCGCTGGCGCTACCTCGCGAAGTTCGACAAACCTAATGAGTTGGTTGGCGGGGGTAGCGAAACGGCAAGCAGGGAAGGCGGCCGAGCGGGGCGATTACGTCGCGGCTCTGAACTACTGGCGAGAGGTTGTTGACTTAGAGGCCAAGAGCCGTGGGGCGGACCACCTGCACACGAAGCGCGCGCAGCTTGAGGTCGACTTCTTCACTCGGCTCCTCAGTGAAGTAGGGACGCAACGCGATCGGATGATCGAGTATGTCCGCACGGACACTCTCGTCGAAGAGCTGTTTGCACAGGGGGCAATGGAAGATTACTACAAGGCACAGGCAAAGCTTCTCCAGTTGAGCCGCGAGGTCAACGGCGATCGTCACCCGTTGACGGCGGACGCACTTGTAGCACGGGCGATCATTCACTCCAACAAGGGGCGCTTTGACCTTGGCCTCGCGATGCTGAGGGAAGGGGCAGAGATCTTCCGAGAGCATTTCGGCGAAGATAGCGTGATCTACCTCTGCAATTTAGGGAGAATCGGATCGCAGTTGAGCATGCACGGACGATACGCCGAAGCGACGCCACTGTTGGAGCAAGCCATCCGGTCGCTAGCGGAGCATGGCTTCGCGCGGTCAGTCGAGTACGCTGAGACGAAACTGGAGTTGGGGCGACACCTAATACGCATGGGCAAGAATCAAGAAGCGGCCGCGCACTTGGTTGAGTCGTTACAGACGTACCGCGTGATCGGTGAGCAGACCAATGGCGGCGTGCTTATCGCCTGCGAACGGCTGGCTGACATACACCGGTCCGAACACGACCTCGAAGCCGCGGAACGCTATTTGGAGCACCAGCGTAGCATTGTCCTTTCACTCTACGGGACGGACCACGAGAAGTATGTCAGTGTCTTGTCCTCCGAAGCATTCCACTGCTACCTGAGGGGCCAGTTCGACACTGCGCTTAAGAAGTACGAACAGGCTGGCCGGCTGGCCGAGAAGTTCTTCGGTAAGAACTCGCGGTCGTACGAGGCAGTTATCGACGGGATGCTCCGTGTCAACCTCTGGCTCCGCGACATGCCGGCGGTCGTGCGGCACTTTGAGGAGCGGCTCGAGTGGGAGCTCCACCGACGGGAAACGCTGTTTAGCGTCTACACCGAAGGGGAGCAGCTCGGGCGGGCGCAAGCCGATTTGCGGTCGCTCGACGCACTCTTGATCCTTGCCCTCGAAGGTCACCTCGACCCCCGCCGGGCCTACAGCCACGCGCTCGCCTTCAAGGGGGCAGTCGCCGCGCGACAGAGGGGAGATCGGATCTCCGCCAAGGACCCAGAATCTCGCCGGATGCGGGAAGAGCTGCAAGAGATCGAACTGCGGCTTAGCGAGCTCGACGCGACGGGCCCTGAGCTCCAGGAAGCGGAAGACCGGTCAGCGTTGCTACGACGCCTCCAAGAACTTGAATCGAACCTCGCGTCTCACAACTCGGCCTACCACGCAGCGGTCCAACGCACCAGCGTCGCCGACCTGCAGGCAGTCCTTCCAGACGGGACTGTCCTGGTTGACTACTTTGAGTATATCAAGCCCAATGACTACTTCGATCTTCTCTTCGGGTTGCGACCAAAGCTCGGGTTGGTCGCGTTTGTACTCAGCAACGAAGGCGAAGTGCGTCTCATCGATCTCAAGGGATTGACTGAGGTTGCTGATTCCATGTCTGCTTGGCGGAACGCAATGGCTCTAGAACCGTACGTCGGACTGAACGAGGCCGGTGAGAGCTCGGCCCAGGTTACCGACCAGCGCGGAGCGGACGTGTACCGAGCAATCTGGCACCCGCTGGTCGAGCACGTCGGCGACGCCAAGACCGTCGTCATTTCGCCAAGCACCAACCTGTCCGCCTGCCCATTTCCCGCGCTTCCTGTCGATTCTCGCTCTGCTTACCTAATCGAAACGCACGCAATTGCTACCGTTGCGAGCCCCCGCCTCATACCGGAACTGCTTGCGGATCGTCCAGCCAAGAAAGACCCGCGGCTCGTCGTGGTGGGCGACATTGACTATGGACTAGCAGCCGCCGCGCCGTCCGACGGTGGGCCCCCAGGTTCGCAGCTTCACTTTGAAAAGTTGATCGACGCAGAAGAAGCGCTCCGGCCGATTCAGCGCGCGTTCACGAAACTCTATCCGACGGGTGAATCTCATCGGCTCACAAAGAGCCTGGCGAGCGAGGGTGAGATCCGTCGCCACGCCCCAGGTGTTGACTTTCTGCACCTACACACCCATGGGTTTTGCGTGCTGGTAGACACAGGCTCGGGCGCAACTCCGGTTGTCGCAGAGGGCCCGATGACGCCTTCAACGGTAGTGCTGGCCGGAGTAGCGCTAGCCCACGCCAATGACAGCGAAGCTGCCGAAACCCAAGCCGACAACGGCATCCTGACAACGCAGGAGATTCAAGAGCTTGATCTCGGCGCCGCCGACTTAGTGACGTTATCGGCATGTCAAACCGCCTTAGGCGAGATAGCGCCGGGTGAGGGTATGCTTGGCGCTCAGCGCGCGCTCCATATCGCGGGGGCGCGTTCTTCGCTCACATCACTTTGGTCCGTGGAGGATGCAAGCACTCGATTGCTGATGTCGGAGTTCTACACCCGGCTGTGGGGAGATGGCGTGCCGAAGGCTGAGGCGTTGCAACAGGCCATGATCAACCTGCTTAGGGGTGGGGCCGTCGGTGGCGATCTTGTTGATGAGCGAACAAATGGTCGCATGCCACCCGCGCTGTG